In Polaribacter sp. Hel_I_88, the following proteins share a genomic window:
- a CDS encoding aminopeptidase P family protein, translating to MKSLKFLTILFITFSLNFVAQTPTDFLSKDFHKERRELLRSKMPENSVTVVFANPLRNRANDVDYVFHQDPNFYYLTGYREPNGVLVIFSDDQTAEDGTSYNEILYVQERDERAEQWNGKRLGVEGAKKELGFEMAMNASEFLKTNIDFKSFDNVYIEKFNDDYRDLGGADIFNLVKNFKINAGYDPSLFLSNMQKYVYNNIAETPIESNANVINIIDRLAIRSPEINNDELIKGYKSATTDDLKKEYQQKITLALQPKTNIDLTFLSANMATMREVKTAAEVKLITKAVRISAVGQIEVMKAMKPHMSETELQGIHEFVYKKYGAEYEGYPSIVGAGNNGCILHYIENNQTKVGNELVLMDLGAEYRGYTADVTRTIPANGKFTKEQKQIYDIVYDAQEAGIALYTIGSKMSAPNVAARKIVNEGLYKLGIIKSVDERHNYFPHGTSHHIGLDVHDPGNYRNFEENMIVTMEPGIYIPDGSPCDKKWWGIGIRIEDDILVTKNGPINLSAEAPRTTEAIEKMMAKKSVLDDFLLPDLDK from the coding sequence ATGAAAAGTTTAAAATTCTTAACCATTTTATTTATAACATTCAGTTTAAATTTTGTAGCCCAAACTCCAACTGATTTTTTATCGAAAGATTTTCATAAAGAAAGACGCGAACTTCTGCGCTCTAAAATGCCTGAAAATTCTGTAACTGTTGTTTTTGCAAATCCTTTAAGAAATAGAGCAAATGATGTAGATTATGTATTTCATCAAGACCCAAATTTTTATTACTTAACGGGTTATAGAGAGCCAAATGGAGTTTTAGTTATTTTTTCTGATGATCAAACAGCTGAAGATGGAACTAGTTATAATGAAATTTTATACGTGCAGGAAAGAGATGAAAGAGCAGAACAATGGAATGGAAAACGTTTAGGAGTTGAAGGTGCCAAAAAAGAGTTAGGTTTTGAAATGGCTATGAATGCTAGTGAGTTTTTAAAAACCAACATCGATTTTAAAAGTTTTGACAACGTTTATATTGAAAAATTTAATGACGATTATAGAGATTTAGGTGGTGCAGATATTTTTAATTTGGTAAAGAATTTTAAAATAAATGCAGGTTATGATCCTTCTTTATTTTTATCTAACATGCAAAAATATGTGTATAATAATATAGCAGAAACACCAATTGAAAGTAATGCAAATGTGATTAACATTATTGATAGATTGGCAATTAGATCTCCAGAAATTAATAATGACGAATTAATTAAAGGTTACAAATCTGCAACTACAGACGATTTGAAGAAAGAGTATCAACAGAAAATAACGTTGGCATTGCAACCAAAAACAAATATCGACTTAACTTTTTTATCAGCAAATATGGCTACAATGCGTGAAGTTAAAACAGCTGCTGAAGTTAAATTGATAACGAAGGCTGTAAGAATTTCTGCTGTTGGACAAATTGAAGTGATGAAAGCCATGAAACCTCACATGTCTGAAACTGAATTACAAGGAATCCACGAATTTGTGTACAAAAAATATGGAGCAGAATATGAAGGATACCCAAGTATTGTGGGTGCAGGCAATAATGGTTGTATTTTACATTATATAGAAAATAATCAAACAAAAGTTGGTAATGAATTAGTTTTGATGGATTTAGGTGCAGAATATAGAGGCTACACAGCAGATGTAACTCGCACAATTCCTGCAAATGGAAAGTTTACCAAAGAACAAAAGCAAATTTATGATATTGTTTATGATGCTCAAGAAGCTGGCATTGCTTTGTATACAATTGGTTCAAAAATGTCTGCGCCAAATGTAGCAGCAAGAAAAATTGTAAATGAAGGTTTGTATAAATTAGGGATTATAAAATCTGTAGATGAAAGACACAATTATTTTCCTCATGGAACGTCACATCATATTGGTTTAGATGTACACGATCCAGGAAATTATAGAAATTTTGAAGAAAATATGATTGTTACCATGGAACCTGGAATTTACATTCCTGATGGCAGTCCTTGTGATAAAAAATGGTGGGGAATTGGTATAAGAATTGAAGATGATATTTTAGTAACTAAAAATGGACCTATAAACTTGTCTGCAGAAGCACCAAGAACTACAGAAGCTATCGAGAAAATGATGGCTAAAAAATCTGTTTTGGACGATTTTTTATTACCAGATTTAGATAAATAA
- a CDS encoding NAD(P)H-binding protein: protein MSKTAIVLGATGLTGGILLEKLLEDTTYSKIKLFSRSSVDIKSDKIEQHLISLFQLENYKEDFTGDVVFCCIGTTAAKTKDSAKYKQIDYGIPVKAAKIAKENKIDTFVVMSSMGADVTSNTFYSQIKGEMERDVLKQKIKNTYILRPSLIGGDREEFRLGERIGKGIMSVLNPLFVGGLKKYKMIHPEDIASCMQSLAKSKNNQTIFSSDEIVEIANS from the coding sequence ATGAGTAAAACAGCAATTGTATTAGGAGCAACAGGGTTAACAGGAGGAATTTTATTAGAAAAATTACTTGAGGACACAACATATTCAAAAATTAAATTATTTTCTAGAAGTTCTGTAGATATTAAATCTGACAAAATTGAACAGCATTTAATTAGTTTATTTCAATTAGAAAATTATAAAGAAGATTTTACTGGTGATGTCGTTTTTTGTTGCATTGGTACAACAGCAGCTAAAACAAAGGACAGTGCTAAATACAAACAAATCGATTACGGAATTCCTGTAAAAGCAGCAAAAATTGCTAAAGAAAACAAGATTGATACTTTTGTAGTAATGTCTTCTATGGGGGCAGATGTAACCAGTAATACTTTTTATAGCCAAATAAAAGGCGAAATGGAACGTGATGTTTTAAAGCAAAAAATTAAAAACACTTACATTTTAAGACCTTCTTTAATTGGTGGCGATCGTGAAGAGTTTAGATTAGGAGAAAGAATTGGCAAGGGAATTATGAGCGTTTTAAACCCGCTGTTTGTTGGAGGTTTAAAAAAATACAAAATGATTCATCCAGAAGATATAGCAAGTTGTATGCAATCACTTGCAAAAAGTAAAAACAATCAGACCATTTTTAGCTCTGATGAAATCGTAGAAATCGCAAATTCGTAA
- a CDS encoding VF530 family DNA-binding protein gives MSTEQPNNPLHGIKLATMLEQLYLEYGWEELGYSLNINAFKNNPTYKSSLKFLRTTPWAREKVEKFYLKNMIK, from the coding sequence ATGAGTACAGAACAACCCAATAATCCTTTGCATGGTATAAAATTAGCAACCATGTTAGAGCAATTGTATTTAGAATATGGTTGGGAAGAATTAGGATATTCTTTAAATATAAATGCTTTTAAAAACAACCCAACCTATAAATCTTCCTTAAAATTTTTAAGAACTACACCTTGGGCAAGAGAAAAAGTAGAAAAATTTTATTTAAAAAATATGATTAAATAA
- a CDS encoding NAD-dependent deacylase — translation MKKLVVLTGAGISAESGINTFRDADGLWEGHDVMEVATPQGFAANPELVLEFYNQRRRELLSVKPNEGHLNLVELEKHFDVEIITQNVDNLHEKAGSKNVTHLHGELLKVRSSKDDSLILDWTKDLTLGDLCAKKSQLRPHIVWFGEMVPMLDKAIEITKKADILVIIGTSMQVYPAASLIDYIKPKTPIYFIDPKPQISENDFNDLTIIKNIASLGTNKLIELLIK, via the coding sequence ATGAAAAAATTAGTTGTTTTAACAGGTGCAGGTATTTCTGCAGAAAGTGGCATTAATACCTTTAGAGATGCTGATGGTTTATGGGAAGGTCATGATGTAATGGAAGTTGCTACTCCACAAGGTTTTGCTGCAAATCCTGAGCTAGTTTTAGAGTTTTACAATCAACGTAGAAGAGAATTACTAAGCGTAAAACCAAACGAAGGGCATTTAAATTTAGTGGAACTGGAAAAACATTTTGATGTTGAAATCATCACTCAAAATGTCGATAATTTGCACGAAAAAGCTGGCAGTAAAAATGTTACGCATTTGCATGGAGAACTTTTAAAGGTAAGAAGTTCTAAAGACGATTCTTTAATTTTAGATTGGACTAAAGATTTGACTTTAGGAGATTTATGCGCTAAAAAAAGCCAATTAAGACCACACATTGTTTGGTTTGGAGAAATGGTACCCATGTTAGATAAGGCTATTGAAATTACCAAAAAAGCTGATATTTTAGTAATTATTGGTACTTCTATGCAAGTATATCCTGCTGCAAGTTTGATAGATTATATAAAACCTAAAACACCTATTTATTTTATAGATCCAAAACCTCAAATCTCAGAAAATGATTTTAACGATTTAACAATCATTAAAAACATAGCAAGTTTAGGCACTAATAAATTAATAGAATTGCTGATTAAATAA
- a CDS encoding RNA methyltransferase — MIDEKLLAYFEAYLTDKRKATFKKVLENRTRHFTVVLEDIYQPHNASAVVRTCDIFGVQDVHSIENRYSNTVSRHVAKGSQKWLNQYRYREDGDNTKICLDALKEKGYQLIATSPHNESCLLQDFDINKKTAFILGAEAEGVSDIVKSQADGFLKIPMVGFTESLNISVAAAIILQSVTTKLRNSKIDWQLSTKEKEILYFDWVKKTIKNVDKIEQHYNSNLK; from the coding sequence ATGATTGATGAAAAACTTTTAGCGTATTTTGAAGCGTATCTAACAGATAAAAGAAAAGCTACTTTTAAAAAAGTTCTAGAAAATAGAACTCGACATTTTACTGTGGTTTTAGAAGATATTTATCAACCACACAATGCAAGTGCTGTTGTAAGAACCTGTGATATATTTGGAGTTCAAGATGTGCACTCTATTGAAAATAGATACAGTAACACAGTTTCTAGACATGTTGCCAAGGGTTCTCAAAAATGGTTAAATCAATATAGATATAGAGAAGATGGAGATAATACAAAAATTTGTTTGGACGCTTTAAAAGAAAAAGGCTATCAACTTATTGCAACTTCACCTCATAATGAATCTTGTTTATTGCAAGATTTTGATATCAATAAAAAAACGGCTTTTATTTTAGGAGCAGAAGCAGAAGGCGTTTCAGATATTGTAAAAAGTCAAGCAGATGGTTTTTTAAAAATACCTATGGTTGGTTTTACTGAAAGTTTAAATATTTCTGTGGCTGCTGCTATTATTTTACAGTCTGTTACTACAAAACTTCGAAATTCTAAGATAGATTGGCAATTATCAACCAAAGAAAAAGAAATTTTATATTTTGATTGGGTGAAAAAGACAATAAAAAATGTAGATAAAATTGAGCAACATTATAATAGTAATTTAAAATAA
- a CDS encoding YdeI family protein codes for MNVKVDEYIAKKENWSKELKLLRTIFADLPLEETIKWGAPVYVFQGKNIVGLSAFKNYCGLWFFQGALLKDKEKVFVNAQEGKTKAMLQWRFNAIDEINTTQIKEYVLEAIENVKLGMEIKPTKTSKPLSIPEELKLALHENKELKENFDNFSLSKQREFAAYIDEAKRAATKLKRLQKIIPMIISGVGLHDKYKNC; via the coding sequence ATGAATGTTAAGGTTGATGAATATATAGCTAAAAAAGAAAATTGGAGTAAAGAGTTAAAACTTTTACGTACTATTTTTGCTGATTTACCTTTAGAAGAAACCATAAAATGGGGAGCTCCAGTATATGTTTTTCAGGGTAAAAATATTGTTGGATTATCAGCTTTTAAAAATTACTGTGGCTTATGGTTTTTTCAAGGAGCTTTATTAAAAGACAAAGAAAAGGTTTTTGTAAATGCGCAAGAAGGAAAAACAAAAGCAATGTTGCAATGGAGATTTAATGCTATTGATGAAATAAATACAACGCAAATTAAAGAATATGTTTTAGAAGCTATAGAAAACGTAAAATTAGGAATGGAAATTAAACCAACAAAAACATCAAAACCACTTAGTATTCCTGAAGAATTAAAGTTAGCATTACATGAAAACAAAGAATTAAAAGAAAATTTTGATAATTTTTCTTTAAGCAAACAAAGAGAATTTGCAGCTTATATTGATGAAGCAAAAAGAGCAGCAACAAAATTAAAAAGACTCCAAAAAATAATACCAATGATTATTAGTGGAGTAGGATTGCATGATAAATACAAGAATTGTTAA
- a CDS encoding DUF4258 domain-containing protein, whose protein sequence is MLIKRIGYYLVGVSLGSIGVYFFWQKKNATFDYGMDARTLKTIRIKERVFSDNAKRVMLNSDIDTTKISTILHTGDVDFGKSKPRQKPCAEYYITGNNELENISLYVSRCDSVSTIKEIIVD, encoded by the coding sequence ATGTTAATTAAAAGAATAGGATATTATTTAGTGGGCGTTTCTTTAGGTTCAATTGGTGTTTACTTTTTCTGGCAAAAGAAAAATGCAACGTTTGATTATGGCATGGATGCAAGAACGTTAAAAACCATTAGAATTAAAGAGCGTGTTTTTTCTGATAATGCTAAAAGAGTGATGCTAAACTCGGATATTGATACTACAAAAATCTCTACTATTTTGCATACTGGTGATGTAGATTTTGGCAAGAGTAAGCCAAGACAAAAGCCTTGTGCAGAATATTATATTACAGGAAATAACGAATTAGAAAACATAAGTTTATATGTTTCTAGGTGCGATTCTGTTTCTACAATCAAAGAAATTATTGTTGATTAA
- a CDS encoding RNA polymerase sigma factor: protein MKIIKLHNSQKSLIKKASNNNREAQEQLFRQHSPKMLGVCRQYVKDSHHAEDLLLQGFFKVFKNLHTFKHEGSFEGWIRRIMVNTCISYLRKKNVIDLSDEDYVFNDAATESLENTSVEDIQKLIDQLPEGYKMVFNLYAIEGYKHSEIAEQLGISESTSKSQLFKARKQLQQNYIKMNTVVHEDK, encoded by the coding sequence TTGAAAATTATAAAACTACATAACTCACAAAAATCGCTCATAAAAAAAGCGAGTAACAATAATAGAGAAGCGCAAGAACAATTGTTCAGGCAACATTCTCCTAAAATGTTAGGTGTTTGTAGGCAGTATGTAAAAGACAGTCATCATGCAGAAGATTTGTTATTACAAGGTTTTTTTAAGGTTTTTAAAAACTTACACACGTTCAAACACGAAGGTAGTTTTGAAGGTTGGATTCGTAGAATTATGGTGAACACGTGCATCTCTTATCTGCGAAAAAAAAATGTAATTGATTTGTCTGATGAAGACTATGTTTTTAATGATGCAGCTACAGAAAGCTTGGAAAATACCTCTGTAGAAGATATTCAAAAATTGATAGATCAATTGCCAGAAGGTTACAAAATGGTGTTTAATTTATACGCCATAGAAGGTTATAAACACTCAGAAATTGCTGAACAATTAGGCATTTCTGAAAGTACATCAAAATCGCAATTGTTTAAAGCGCGTAAACAGTTGCAACAAAATTATATTAAAATGAATACAGTAGTTCATGAAGACAAATAA